A DNA window from Daucus carota subsp. sativus chromosome 3, DH1 v3.0, whole genome shotgun sequence contains the following coding sequences:
- the LOC108215136 gene encoding inactive protein kinase SELMODRAFT_444075: protein MFPPKISRPTPPEDSPPANVIVAVKAEKVISRTALAWTLTHVVRSGDCIILLAVFPAQKTGRKFWSFPKLRGDNRNDDKSKLPDQVLQISESCSQMVLQFRDQIEVIVRIKVVLGTPSGVVAAEAKRNEATWVILDKKLKQERAHCIEELQCNIVVMKGSQPKVVRLNLASSDDIQTPFISASSSPDSSMLQGYRKRHSTPSSSPEEPRTSYTRSSGEISVSSTDTMAYFVYEQNPLFERPYKVKHAQLRMNESESPHTTVYSAEERVIALSTAQKSYINGTPKKVIWIPQNHVIDQQEPRIKLSRNYPQTGPANNKVELHKHFQFNQDASVARAKLQQTQDHVDISSIREAVSLARTFSTPPPLCSLCQHKAPAFGKPPIRFHYEELQEATSGFSELNFLAEGVFGLVHKGILKNGQVVAIKQLKFSRSQEDADFCKEVRMLNCAQHRNVVLLVGFCIQGKRRALVYEYICNNSLDFHLHENKKMPLQWHTRLKIASGTARGLRYLHEDCRVGCIAHRDMRPSNILLTHNFEPLVADVGVLRLHTELDIFCEEQNIETLRYLAPEYFNGGNITEKADIYAFGLVLLELITGQRTVELQCYKGEHHSCSEKIYPLPSLEVVNLFTNIHQLLDPSLHSHQHGDLPSEVQAMGQAAFLCLRQDPESRPPMSKILRVLEGGEAVMPLGLDLQSVGTRSAHMSSLISNTQPKSRMSHSRQLSQ from the exons ATGTTCCCGCCGAAAATTTCGCGACCTACTCCTCCGGAAGATTCGCCGCCGGCGAACGTGATCGTGGCCGTGAAAGCGGAGAAAGTGATCTCCAGGACCGCCTTAGCCTGGACTCTCACTCACGTGGTTCGCTCCGGCGATTGCATTATTTTGTTAGCTGTTTTTCCCGCCCAAAAAACCG GGAGAAAGTTTTGGAGTTTTCCGAAGTTGAGAGGAGATAACCGGAATGATGACAAGTCGAAATTGCCAGATCAAGTGCTCCAGATCTCGGAGTCTTGCTCGCAGATGGTGCTTCAGTTTCGTGATCAAATCGAG GTCATAGTCCGGATTAAGGTGGTATTAGGTACACCTTCTGGTGTTGTGGCAGCTGAAGCAAAAAGAAATGAAGCCACCTGGGTCATATTGGACAA GAAATTGAAGCAAGAGCGTGCACACTGTATTGAGGAACTACAGTGCAACATCGTAGTAATGAAGGGTTCTCAACCAAAAGTTGTTAGACTCAATTTGGCGTCCTCAGATGATATTCAAACACCTTTCATTTCTGCTTCTTCATCGCCAGATTCTTCAATGTTGCAAGGCTACAGGAAGAGGCATTCTACTCCTTCAAGCAGTCCTGAGGAACCACGTACCTCATACACAAGGTCGTCAGGAGAAATTTCAGTATCAAGTACAGACACGATGGCTTACTTTGTCTATGAACAAAATCCTCTTTTTGAAAGACCATATAAAGTAAAGCATGCACAATTAAGAATGAATGAGTCAGAAAGTCCTCATACTACAGTCTATTCTGCGGAGGAAAGGGTGATAGCTCTCTCTACTGCCCAAAAGTCATACATAAACGGTACTCCTAAGAAAGTTATATGGATTCCTCAAAACCATGTTATTGATCAGCAAGAGCCAAGAATAAAATTATCCAGAAACTACCCCCAAACCGGACCTGCTAATAATAAAGTTGAACTTCATAAACATTTTCAATTTAATCAAGATGCAAGTGTAGCACGAGCTAAGCTCCAACAGACTCAAGACCACGTAGATATCAGTAGCATTAGAGAAGCAGTCTCTTTAGCTAGAACTTTCTCAACACCTCCTCCTTTGTGTTCATTATGCCAACACAAGGCACCAGCTTTTGGAAAACCTCCAATACGGTTTCATTATGAGGAGTTGCAAGAAGCAACAAGCGGGTTCTCAGAGTTGAATTTCTTGGCAGAAGGTGTGTTTGGCTTGGTCCATAAAGGAATACTAAAGAATGGACAGGTGGTTGCAATCAAGCAGCTAAAGTTTTCGAGGTCTCAAGAAGATGCCGATTTCTGCAAGGAAGTGAGGATGTTAAATTGTGCACAACATAGGAATGTTGTGCTGCTGGTCGGGTTCTgtattcaaggaaaaagaagagCACTGGTATATGAGTACATATGCAACAACTCACTGGACTTTCATTTGCATG aaaacaaaaaaatgcCACTGCAATGGCATACACGTCTAAAAATAGCTAGTGGGACGGCAAGAGGCTTACGATATCTACATGAAGATTGCAGAGTGGGTTGTATAGCTCATAGAGACATGCGACCTAGCAACATACTTTTGACTCACAACTTTGAACCATTG GTTGCTGATGTTGGAGTTCTGAGACTGCATACCGAATTggatattttctgcgaggagcaAAACATTGAAACTTTACG GTACCTTGCACCAGAGTACTTTAACGGTGGAAATATTACAGAGAAAGCTGACATATATGCATTTGGATTGGTACTATTAGAGCTAATTACTGGTCAAAGAACCGTGGAGTTGCAATGCTACAAGGGTGAACACCACTCATGTTCGGAAAAAATTTACCCTCTACCCTCTTTGGAAGTAGTCAATCTTTTCACAAATATACATCAACTTCTGGACCCATCCTTACACTCTCATCAACATGGTGACTTGCCCAGTGAAGTGCAAGCAATGGGTCAGGCTGCGTTCCTGTGTCTACGACAAGATCCAGAATCAAGACCTCCAATGTCAAAG ATCCTCAGAGTACTAGAAGGTGGAGAAGCAGTTATGCCTCTGGGGTTGGATTTGCAGTCAGTCGGTACTAGAAGTGCACACATGAGTAGTCTAATATCAAACACGCAACCGAAATCAAGAATGTCACATTCGCGGCAGCTTTCTCAGTGA
- the LOC108215137 gene encoding protein JINGUBANG-like encodes MRDDEPPGSTSAMFGGASSMPSKVGNMMHSDPHMSSTSSVDDGDDADYNKRNSSFSAYDPSRLSCEGSPMMMSPWNQSSPFAKSPWSNFDEHDVKSGAAPPSGLIGSLVREEGHIYSLAAVNGLLYTGSDSKNIRVWKDLKEFSAFKSNSGLVKAIIICGGKIFTGHQDGKVRVWKVQSKDPSLHKRCGTLPTMMDIFKCSIKPKNYIEVKRNKTTLWIKHCDAISSLSMSQAQGLLYSASWDRTFKVWRVENSKCLESVKAHEDAVNSIVAGPDNLVFTGSADGSVKVWKREPHGKVTKHVLIQTLLDQESAITSLAVNASSTVLYCGSSDGNVNFWECDKQLAHGGVLKGHKLAVLCLEAAGPLLFSGSADKNICVWRREGSSAHNCLSVLTGHTGPVKCLTVEKDQESTDSDPKWVVYSGSLDKSVKVWSVSEHAPDMAMYSGWDSIPSAKY; translated from the coding sequence ATGAGAGACGATGAGCCACCAGGATCTACCAGTGCAATGTTCGGTGGAGCTTCCAGCATGCCTTCGAAAGTAGGAAACATGATGCATTCTGATCCTCACATGTCATCTACGTCGTCGGTGGATGATGGAGATGATGCTGATTACAATAAGAGAAATAGCAGCTTTTCGGCCTATGATCCTTCAAGGTTGAGCTGTGAGGGATCACCTATGATGATGTCTCCGTGGAACCAGAGCTCTCCTTTCGCGAAATCTCCTTGGTCTAATTTTGATGAACATGATGTTAAAAGTGGCGCTGCTCCCCCTTCTGGCCTAATTGGCTCACTTGTTCGCGAGGAGGGGCATATTTATTCACTAGCTGCTGTCAATGGTCTCTTGTACACAGGCTCAGACAGCAAGAACATTCGTGTGTGGAAGGATTTGAAGGAATTCTCCGCGTTTAAATCCAATAGCGGATTGGTTAAGGCTATAATAATCTGCGGTGGGAAGATCTTCACAGGGCATCAGGATGGGAAGGTTCGCGTGTGGAAGGTGCAGTCTAAGGACCCGAGTCTGCACAAGAGATGTGGCACATTGCCTACGATGATGGACATTTTCAAATGCTCCATAAAGCCGAAGAACTACATTGAGGTTAAGCGTAACAAGACTACTCTCTGGATCAAGCATTGTGATGCCATATCTTCTTTGAGCATGAGTCAGGCACAAGGGCTTCTGTATTCTGCTTCATGGGACCGGACTTTTAAGGTGTGGAGAGTCGAGAATTCCAAGTGCCTGGAATCAGTGAAAGCCCATGAGGATGCTGTCAACTCTATCGTTGCAGGACCGGACAATTTAGTCTTCACAGGCTCCGCTGATGGGAGTGTTAAGGTGTGGAAGAGAGAGCCGCATGGGAAAGTCACGAAGCATGTTCTTATACAGACACTCCTCGATCAAGAATCTGCTATAACATCACTAGCTGTCAATGCATCAAGCACAGTTCTATACTGCGGATCCTCTGATGGAAACGTTAACTTCTGGGAGTGCGACAAGCAGTTGGCTCATGGAGGTGTTCTCAAGGGACATAAACTGGCAGTTCTGTGCCTCGAAGCTGCAGGGCCTCTGTTGTTCAGCGGTTCTGCAGATAAAAACATCTGCGTCTGGAGAAGGGAGGGATCGTCAGCTCACAACTGTCTGTCGGTGCTAACTGGCCACACCGGGCCAGTCAAGTGCTTGACAGTCGAGAAGGATCAGGAGTCGACAGACAGTGATCCGAAATGGGTGGTTTACAGCGGCAGCCTAGACAAGTCAGTTAAGGTCTGGAGTGTATCGGAGCACGCCCCGGACATGGCTATGTATTCAGGTTGGGATTCAATACCATCTGCAAAATATTAA